The following are encoded together in the Arcticibacterium luteifluviistationis genome:
- a CDS encoding DUF4442 domain-containing protein yields the protein MEYNNRLNRNIEKVNKMPKLIKPWLLDKSIGKVVKFVGTAGIHFEKMTCHKVVISLQNKKKVQNHIGQIHAAATTLLAETATGMVVGMNIPDDKLPLMKDLSINFIRRSLGKQMAVAWLSEEQIDKIRNTPKGDLSVPIKVTDETGQEIIQAVMNWAWIPKK from the coding sequence ATGGAATACAATAACCGACTTAACCGAAATATTGAAAAGGTAAATAAAATGCCAAAGCTCATTAAGCCTTGGCTTCTTGACAAATCAATAGGTAAGGTCGTGAAATTTGTAGGTACGGCAGGAATTCATTTTGAAAAGATGACTTGCCATAAAGTCGTAATTTCACTTCAGAACAAAAAAAAGGTTCAAAATCACATTGGACAAATACATGCTGCCGCCACCACACTTTTAGCTGAAACGGCTACAGGTATGGTGGTGGGCATGAACATTCCTGATGATAAGTTACCATTGATGAAAGACTTGTCAATAAATTTTATCCGAAGGAGTTTAGGAAAACAAATGGCAGTGGCTTGGTTAAGCGAGGAGCAAATAGATAAGATTAGAAATACCCCTAAAGGTGATTTAAGCGTTCCTATTAAAGTAACTGACGAAACAGGACAAGAGATTATTCAAGCAGTAATGAACTGGGCTTGGATACCAAAAAAATAA
- a CDS encoding MerC domain-containing protein: MKRFIERHSHLFHKLGLSLSFLCAIHCLAMPFVLVLLPFLGANFFSDEAEFLMIGVSLLIGFFVLLKDYRHHDNILPLVLLGASFCLVLLHVFVHNHVIVSLSSISMAVAYFYNWRLHKNVCSHS; this comes from the coding sequence ATGAAAAGATTTATTGAAAGACATTCACACCTTTTCCACAAACTGGGTTTAAGTTTGTCTTTTTTATGTGCTATACATTGTTTGGCAATGCCTTTCGTTTTAGTGCTTTTGCCTTTTTTAGGAGCTAATTTTTTTAGCGATGAGGCGGAGTTTCTTATGATTGGCGTCAGCTTACTTATTGGCTTTTTCGTGCTTTTGAAAGATTATCGCCATCATGATAATATTTTACCTTTAGTTCTTTTGGGAGCTTCTTTCTGTTTAGTACTTCTCCACGTTTTTGTTCATAATCACGTTATAGTGTCATTAAGTTCTATTTCTATGGCAGTTGCTTATTTCTATAATTGGAGATTGCATAAGAATGTGTGTTCGCATTCTTAG